One window of Kosakonia cowanii JCM 10956 = DSM 18146 genomic DNA carries:
- a CDS encoding TerD family protein, which produces MVSLTKNQTVSLSKQSSALSQLQFGLGWDPIKKKGLFGGLFSGSDSIDLDAGCVLMDSSGNTIDTIWFRKLTSSCGSVVHSGDNLTGEGDGDDEVITVNLTRLPGNVEYLAFTVNSFRGQTFNDVENAFCRVVDQSGKELARYKLTEQGSHTGIVISSLRRNGGNWDFTAHGHACRGRTIDDMHTDIVATVVR; this is translated from the coding sequence ATGGTTTCATTAACGAAGAACCAGACGGTATCACTCAGCAAACAATCTTCGGCACTCAGTCAGCTTCAGTTTGGTCTCGGTTGGGATCCGATTAAGAAAAAGGGCCTGTTCGGCGGGCTGTTTAGCGGCAGCGACTCTATCGATCTCGATGCGGGCTGCGTATTGATGGACAGCTCCGGCAATACCATCGACACCATCTGGTTTCGCAAACTGACCTCCAGCTGCGGCTCCGTCGTCCACAGCGGTGACAACCTCACCGGGGAAGGCGATGGCGATGATGAGGTCATCACCGTTAATCTCACCCGGTTACCTGGCAACGTTGAATACCTCGCTTTCACGGTAAACAGCTTCCGTGGCCAGACCTTTAATGACGTTGAAAATGCTTTCTGCCGCGTGGTCGATCAGTCTGGCAAAGAGCTTGCCCGCTACAAACTGACCGAGCAGGGCTCCCACACCGGTATTGTTATCTCCTCGCTGCGCCGTAACGGCGGTAACTGGGACTTTACGGCCCACGGTCACGCCTGCCGCGGTCGTACCATTGACGATATGCATACTGATATCGTCGCAACGGTCGTACGCTAA
- a CDS encoding ATP-grasp domain-containing protein, which yields MNNKIWLMEGLSSQKDIIQGIKTFAAAQHLQLTVYASHRHERNEILSVADHALIEPQEASERLSFITDIVATHGIHHIHAGRNTLWFEEHRAAIEATGVTLTTGSTSAEWLALAEDKVAFAGLMQQHALPVVPSWRVDSVSDLQTYLASPPFSDTPICVKPVTGIYGMGFWRFDDTAAAMDLFNHPENRTVNPQHYLAALASAESFKPLVLMPYLPGPEYSVDIFADNGEILAAVGRRKEGAIQYLVNEGAAFELACNCARVMKADGLVNVQTRNDRQGTPLLLEINMRPSGGIGYTQHSGVNLPGLFAAFKLGLLTKDEVIGRAASAFSSVAVRAVTDVLLYPQTLSNRLN from the coding sequence ATGAATAACAAAATTTGGCTCATGGAAGGTTTGTCATCCCAAAAAGATATTATTCAGGGAATTAAAACCTTCGCCGCAGCGCAACATCTTCAGTTGACCGTATATGCCTCACACCGCCATGAGCGCAATGAGATCTTATCCGTTGCAGACCACGCGCTGATCGAGCCACAAGAGGCCTCTGAGCGCCTGTCGTTTATCACCGATATTGTAGCGACACACGGCATTCACCATATTCACGCTGGCCGCAACACCCTGTGGTTTGAAGAGCACCGCGCCGCCATTGAGGCCACTGGCGTTACCCTCACTACCGGTTCCACCAGCGCAGAGTGGCTCGCATTAGCCGAAGATAAAGTCGCTTTTGCCGGGCTGATGCAGCAGCACGCGCTGCCGGTCGTCCCCTCATGGCGGGTTGATTCCGTGAGCGATCTGCAAACTTATCTCGCGTCGCCGCCCTTCTCTGACACCCCGATCTGCGTAAAACCGGTAACCGGCATTTATGGCATGGGTTTTTGGCGTTTTGATGACACCGCAGCGGCAATGGATCTCTTTAACCATCCCGAAAACCGCACTGTTAACCCGCAGCACTATCTTGCCGCGCTCGCCAGCGCCGAATCATTTAAGCCGCTGGTATTGATGCCCTACCTGCCAGGCCCGGAGTACTCCGTCGATATTTTTGCCGACAACGGCGAAATCCTCGCGGCCGTCGGTCGCAGAAAAGAGGGGGCGATTCAGTATCTGGTTAACGAAGGGGCCGCTTTCGAGCTGGCCTGCAATTGCGCCCGTGTGATGAAAGCAGATGGGCTGGTTAACGTGCAGACACGCAACGATCGTCAGGGAACACCACTGTTGCTGGAGATTAACATGCGCCCTTCCGGCGGGATCGGTTATACCCAACATAGTGGCGTCAACTTACCGGGCCTGTTTGCGGCGTTTAAGCTTGGCCTGCTGACAAAAGATGAGGTCATTGGGCGTGCAGCATCCGCCTTTTCCTCCGTCGCCGTGAGAGCGGTGACAGACGTGCTGCTCTATCCGCAGACCCTCTCTAACCGACTGAACTAA
- a CDS encoding TerD family protein, whose amino-acid sequence MNLTPGGNAPVPAQELRVRVTSGGAVDASAFRLYASGKVQGDADMVFYGQPRNDDGSISLASEGQYSTFTVALNRLKPDVQKVAFTVTCDGGQTVAGLRTLTIDVEQGATSLVSGVVDVNGRQEAALILGEFYRRNDEWKFRFVAQGFNGGLKPLAEHFGVNIADDPAPAPVSPPPAPPVAPPAPPKESKISLSKVSLTKEKPAISLTKRDNFGEIRINLNWHRGNGKSGLAGIFGAKGIDLDLGAFVELQDGYKSVIQALGNAFGNYQGEPYVQLQGDDRTGEVSDGEWLHINGREWKQIREVLIYAFIYQGVPSWDKTDGVVTIHMPDQPPIETRLTEGENRQTLCAIARLVNENGAIKVERINQYFKGQDEMDRAFGWGFRWSAGSK is encoded by the coding sequence ATGAACCTGACGCCGGGGGGCAATGCCCCCGTTCCAGCACAAGAGCTTCGGGTTCGCGTCACCTCTGGCGGCGCGGTTGATGCCTCAGCATTTCGCCTCTATGCCAGCGGTAAGGTGCAGGGCGATGCGGATATGGTCTTCTACGGCCAGCCGCGCAACGACGACGGCTCAATCAGCCTCGCCAGCGAAGGCCAGTACTCCACCTTTACTGTGGCGCTTAATCGCCTGAAGCCTGATGTTCAGAAGGTCGCTTTTACCGTGACCTGTGACGGCGGGCAGACAGTTGCCGGGCTGCGCACGCTGACTATTGATGTAGAGCAGGGCGCAACCAGCTTGGTGAGCGGCGTTGTCGATGTCAATGGTCGTCAGGAAGCCGCGCTGATCCTGGGCGAATTCTATCGCCGTAACGACGAGTGGAAATTCCGCTTTGTCGCGCAGGGTTTTAACGGCGGCCTGAAACCGCTGGCAGAGCATTTCGGTGTCAACATCGCCGACGATCCTGCGCCAGCGCCAGTTTCGCCACCACCCGCACCGCCTGTGGCGCCTCCGGCTCCGCCGAAAGAGAGCAAAATCAGCCTGAGCAAAGTGTCGCTCACCAAAGAGAAACCGGCGATCAGCCTGACCAAACGGGATAACTTTGGCGAGATCCGCATTAACCTCAACTGGCACCGTGGCAACGGAAAATCGGGCCTGGCCGGCATTTTCGGCGCGAAGGGCATCGATCTCGATCTTGGCGCGTTTGTTGAGCTGCAGGATGGCTATAAGTCGGTTATCCAGGCGCTCGGTAACGCCTTCGGGAACTATCAGGGCGAGCCGTACGTTCAGTTGCAGGGCGACGATCGTACCGGTGAAGTGTCGGATGGCGAGTGGTTACACATTAATGGCCGTGAATGGAAGCAGATCCGTGAAGTCCTGATCTACGCTTTTATCTACCAGGGCGTGCCGAGCTGGGATAAGACGGATGGTGTTGTCACGATCCATATGCCGGATCAACCGCCCATCGAGACACGTCTTACCGAAGGTGAAAACCGCCAAACGCTGTGCGCTATCGCCAGGCTGGTAAACGAAAACGGTGCAATCAAAGTCGAGCGAATTAACCAGTACTTCAAAGGCCAGGATGAGATGGACCGGGCATTTGGCTGGGGGTTTCGCTGGAGTGCCGGCTCTAAATAA